A single genomic interval of Xyrauchen texanus isolate HMW12.3.18 chromosome 8, RBS_HiC_50CHRs, whole genome shotgun sequence harbors:
- the LOC127648213 gene encoding GTPase IMAP family member 8-like, with protein MMITTHESHTQVNDIIQEIIHQCNDRHFRLERNSTPAQLMEKCEEIVHSNGGHHLICTECESVKLNVVVCGSDRRLKASISNLILNESDRRSESSSECVRIEGEVSGRLITLVELPALSQLSEEEVMRQSLHCVSLCHPGVHVFLLIIPDAPITDEDKAEMEKIQRIFSSRINKHIMVLIMQNSEHTTAELNEETKSVIESSRDDTSDVRIVMLGKTGVGKSATGNTILGRKVFKAAISQESVTKECRRETAEINGRHITVIDTPGLFDTELSHEDIQREITNCISMILPGPHVFIIVLNLGQRFTQEEAKSVKIIQETFGENSLMYTMILFTRGDDLKDETIEECLGKPGSPLMKLIEECGNRFHVFNNNETRDCTQVSDLLEKIDVMVTANRDSYYSCKMFRQMERERQEKQMNIMMERVEKLNREREELLTKHEEKERMKKIMEEERQNQEKEKKRREEDFIEREMQFRTEVKEMKDEMRREREEKLKREEEEIKEKEEREREMKDEMRREREEKLKREEEFNEREERYKREIKEKEECEREMKDEMRREREEKLKREEEFNEREERYKREIKEKEEREREMKDEMRREREEKLKREEEEMRDEMRREREELEKQIQEEKLRREEEEKEKQNKGNKENKEIIKDSN; from the exons ATGATGATCACCACACACGAGTCACACACTCAAGTCAATGACATTATACAGGAAATCATTCACCAATGCAACGACAGACACTTCAGACTGGAGAGAAACAGCACTCCTGCTCAACTGATGGAGAAATGTGAAGAGATTGTACACAGTAATGGAGGACATCATCTGATCTGTACTGAATGTGAGAGTGTGAAGCTGAATGTGGTTGTGTGTGGCAGTGACAGACGATTAAAAGCCTCCATATCAAATCTGATCCTGAATGAGAGCGACAGAAGATCAGAGTCCAGCTCAGAGTGTGTGAGGATTGAAGGGGAGGTGTCTGGACGTCTGATCACTCTGGTGGAGCTTCCAGCTCTTTCTCAGCTCTCAGAAGAGGAAGTGATGCGTCAATCTCTCcactgtgtgtctctctgtcatcCTGGAGTTCATGTTTTCCTCCTCATTATTCCTGATGCTCCAATCACTGATGAAGACAAAGCAGAAATGGAGAAGATCCAGAGAATATTCAGCTCAAGAATCAACAAACACATCATGGTCCTCATAATGCAGAATTCAGAACACACAACAGCAGAACTCAATGAAGAAACAAAGTCTGTCATTGAAA GTTCAAGAGACGACACCAGTGATGTGAGGATTGTGATGCTGGGAAAAACTGGAGTTGGCAAGAGTGCAACAGGAAACACCATCTTAGGAAGAAAAGTGTTTAAAGCAGCTATATCACAAGAGTCAGTTACTAAAGAGTGTCGGAGAGAAACAGCAGAAATCAACGGCAGACACATCACTGTGATTGACACTCCAGGACTGTTTGATACTGAACTCAGTCATGAAGACATCCAGAGAGAAATCACTAACTGCATCTCAATGATACTGCCAGGACCTCATGTGTTCATTATTGTGTTGAATTTAGGACAACGATTCACTCAAGAGGAGGCGAAATCAGTGAAGATCATTCAAGAGACGTTTGGTGAAAACTCTTTAATGTACACAATGATACTCTTCACCAGAGGAGATGATCTGAAGGATGAAACCATTgaagagtgtttgggaaaaccAGGATCTCCTTTGATGAAGCTGATTGAAGAATGTGGAAACAGATTCCATGTGTTCAATAATAATGAGACTAGAGATTGCACACAGGTTTCTGATCTACTGGAGAAAATAGACGTCATGGTGACAGCAAACAGAGACAGTTACTACTCATGTAAGATGttcagacagatggagagagaacgacaagaaaaacaaatgaacataatGATGGAGAGAGTCGAGAAactgaatagagagagagaagaactctTGACCAAAcatgaagagaaagagagaatgaagaAGATAATGGAGGAAGAGAGACAGAATcaagagaaagagaagaagagaagagaagaggatttTATAGAGAGAGAAATGCAATTCAGAACAGAAGTAAAAGAGATgaaagatgagatgagaagagaacgAGAGGAGAAACTGAAGAGAGAAGAAGA agaaataaaagagaaagaggagcgtgagagagagatgaaagatgagatgagaagagaacgAGAGGAGAAACTGAAGAGAGAAGAAGAGTTTAATGAAAGAGAAGAACGatataaaagagaaataaaagagaaagaggagtgtgagagagagatgaaagatgagatgagaagagaacgAGAGGAGAAACTGAAGAGAGAAGAAGAGTTTAATGAAAGAGAAGAACGatataaaagagaaataaaagagaaagaggagcgtgagagagagatgaaagatgagatgagaagagaacgAGAGGAGAAACTGAAGAGAGAAGAAGA